From one Mytilus trossulus isolate FHL-02 chromosome 10, PNRI_Mtr1.1.1.hap1, whole genome shotgun sequence genomic stretch:
- the LOC134688080 gene encoding toll-like receptor 4 produces MTIPTNIPEDIDVLDLSENLLTVLENNSFVQFSNLKELLVSKNNINRIEKEVFYPLTKLTVLDISGNVIRNISNQVHPEMFMFSSNLYKLDIRRNMKDAKLIRTNYTYPGAAFSLLSNLTILYMDLVPYPVFGPEFESLVKLEVLGFDYCLLAAMPKDLFKHFTMKVRELHLMRCHFILRQEVHYGSLQYFKHLKVLNLADTHIHLIRALDLLHSFQNTNMDVINFQRVSYELLDNDIYPYTLVITSEMMKYLRTICVKTLNLADNGIVDFRENSLLSYDHPACFENIVLSANRFTFHIGRKMKEILTLIHNLKNIVLFDFSYNPIRFSNETYLRIPNGNTSFDYEATGCFSEGFINGPGRTIISLPPKLKILRFSHFVRQSCGDGFTVRNASSLEKLDMSYYQFQKFPDLKIEGENNLKSLNMSGIDASLYLNKKYVPPFNNVEEAFFRHVELGKSQAISKYLFTLIPSVQILDISYNSLWTLPQDAFVENTKLSELDLSNNVLHEVPVAILEIKQLRKLNLQNNNLVSISKTISDWLDSLSEKQDIILLLAGNVFSCTCENRQFISWLFNTKVHLDPDDQNISNKNYSCRLSNGEVKGTSEVYDQYHDLYSDCNAGIWLRFGISLLVTFTVIAFIFAVIFNFRWRIAYYIYRTFKTVIESKMNLKFTYDAYVAYSEDAKDWVKYDLVHKIERRWGLKLCIEDRDLLAGKSYIESIAEAIGSCRQVIFVLTPGLLDREWTQYEIERAKYEMACKHVQITVLNLGTAVQEVPAEFSSIWHRVCLIEWSDDPQSSDNPWHKLKLRLVLNR; encoded by the coding sequence ATGACAATACCAACAAATATACCGGAAGACATTGATGTATTGGATTTGAGTGAAAATTTACTAACCGTCTTGGAAAACAATTCATTTGTACAATTTTCGAATCTGAAAGAATTGCTTGTTAGTAAGAACAATATAAATCGTATTGAAAAGGAAGTCTTTTATCCATTAACTAAGCTAACAGTATTGGATATTTCGGGAAATGTTATAAGAAACATATCAAACCAAGTACATCCAgaaatgtttatgttttcaaGTAACCTCTACAAGCTGGACATTCGTCGGAATATGAAAGACGCAAAACTAATTCGGACTAATTATACATACCCAGGAGCTGCGTTTTCTTTACTATCCAATTTAACAATTCTATATATGGACCTTGTTCCGTACCCCGTTTTTGGACCAGAATTTGAAAGTCTAGTAAAGTTAGAAGTGTTGGGATTTGATTATTGTTTGTTAGCTGCAATGCCAAAGGACTTGTTCAAACATTTCACTATGAAGGTACGAGAACTACACTTAATGAGATGCCATTTTATACTTAGACAGGAGGTACATTATGGTTCTcttcaatattttaaacatttaaaggtTCTTAATTTAGCGGATACACATATTCATTTAATACGAGCATTAGATTTATTGCACTCTTTTCAAAATACCAACATGGATGTCATAAACTTTCAACGAGTAAGCTATGAACTTCTAGATAATGACATATATCCTTACACACTTGTTATTACAAGTGAAATGATGAAATATCTGAGGACTATTTGTGTTAAGACATTGAATCTAGCTGATAATGGCATTGTTGATTTTCGTGAGAATTCATTACTTTCGTATGACCACCCagcatgttttgaaaatatagtaCTATCCGCGAACAGGTTCACATTTCATATTGGgcgaaaaatgaaagaaattctTACTcttattcataatttaaaaaatatagttcTGTTTGATTTTTCGTATAACCCAATAAGATTTAGCAATGAGACGTACTTGCGCATACCTAATGGTAACACATCATTCGATTACGAGGCCACTGGTTGTTTCAGTGAAGGATTTATCAATGGACCTGGTAGAACAATTATCTCCCTTCCTccgaaattaaaaatattgagatTTTCACATTTCGTTAGACAAAGCTGTGGCGATGGTTTTACGGTGAGAAATGCGTCGTCATTAGAAAAACTTGACATGTCATATTATCAGTTTCAGAAATTCCCAGATCTAAAAATAGAAGGAGAGAATAATTTGAAATCGCTTAATATGTCTGGAATAGATGcatctttgtatttaaataagaagTATGTACCACCATTTAACAATGTTGAGGAGGCATTTTTCAGACATGTGGAACTTGGAAAAAGTCAGGCAATCAGTAAATATCTTTTTACACTGATACCATCAGTAcaaattctcgatatatcttATAATAGTTTGTGGACATTACCTCAGGATGCTTTTGtcgaaaatacaaaattatcgGAACTAGACTTATCAAATAACGTATTGCACGAAGTTCCAGTCGCCATATTGGAAATAAAACAGTTGAGAAAATTAAACTTGCAGAATAATAATCTTGTGAGTATTAGTAAAACCATCTCTGATTGGTTAGATTCTTTATCTGAAAAACAAGACATTATTCTTTTGTTAGCTGGAAACGTGTTTTCATGTACGTGTGAAAATAGACAGTTTATCAGTTGGTTATTTAACACTAAGGTACACTTAGACCCTGATGATCAGAATATCTCAAACAAAAACTATTCATGCAGATTATCAAATGGCGAAGTAAAAGGCACTTCTGAGGTATACGACCAGTACCACGATTTATATTCTGACTGTAATGCGGGAATATGGTTACGTTTTGGTATATCTTTACTCGTAACATTTACTGTAATTGCTTTTATATTCGCTGTAATCTTCAACTTCCGGTGGCGCATAGCATACTACATCTATCGTACATTTAAAACTGTCATCGaatcaaaaatgaatttaaaatttacttaTGATGCATACGTTGCTTATTCTGAGGATGCCAAAGACTGGGTTAAGTATGATTTGGTGCATAAAATAGAAAGACGATGGGGACTTAAATTGTGCATCGAAGATCGTGATCTGCTTGCTGGAAAATCTTATATAGAATCCATCGCTGAAGCAATTGGGTCATGTCGACAAGTAATATTCGTGTTGACTCCAGGGTTACTCGACAGAGAATGGACTCAATACGAAATAGAGAGAGCAAAGTATGAAATGGCATGCAAACATGTTCAAATAACAGTGTTAAATCTTGGAACTGCTGTACAAGAGGTACCTGCGGAGTTTTCATCAATCTGGCATAGAGTTTGTCTGATAGAATGGTCAGATGACCCACAGTCTTCAGATAACCCATGGCATAAATTAAAATTACGATTGGTCTTAAATAGATAA